In the Paenibacillus sp. FSL H7-0357 genome, one interval contains:
- a CDS encoding FtsX-like permease family protein has translation MTFRQFAFRNVSRNKRLYTAYFLSSMFTVMVFFTFSIFAFHPMLSEDRMQSSAVVALSVSKWIIYVFSFFFVLYSMSAFLQSRKREFGLMMMQGMTTRQLRTMIFLENMIIGFGATISGIGLGIVFAKGILLAGEQALALNEQLQFYFPFKAIFLTLASFLLLFILISLFISVVLRSGKLITLIKADRQPKREPKASLLLSLLVVALLGTSYFLALRASGLDVVFLLPPVVIMVTIGTYLLFTQLSVYLIRKLKGKERFFWFKTNMLLFSDLSYRMKDNARSFFLVAIISTVSFSAIGALYGFQSMLNGAMTKENPYLFTYLAADSDSKEQAHVQLIDQSLSESKVTAEKTLLELNYYNTAEGNQTLTLVKQAEYNHLAELLGIKPIKLSDGKAAIVDFGLSRKGEKMLHQPVKLQSGIVIEATQAVVSPAIRGLSGYYIVPDELFAKLAPPDQESHYYAWHGPIKQQGAVAAGGKLTNKLPYDENYEFYALEFQTNRINESFGPLMFIGFFIGIVFFVSAGSFLYFRLYSDLDEDKQKFKAISKLGLSERELGKILNRQISLLFFAPIVVALVHGAVALTTLSHMFNYSMFKESVLVLSLFFIIQLVYFCVVRLFYTRQIKSALAG, from the coding sequence ATGACGTTCCGTCAATTCGCATTCCGTAACGTCAGCCGGAATAAACGGCTCTACACCGCGTATTTCTTGAGCAGTATGTTTACCGTAATGGTGTTTTTCACCTTTTCCATCTTTGCGTTTCATCCGATGCTTAGTGAAGATCGTATGCAGTCGAGTGCGGTGGTTGCCCTTTCGGTGTCGAAATGGATTATCTATGTGTTTTCCTTTTTTTTCGTGCTTTACTCGATGAGCGCATTTCTGCAATCGCGGAAAAGGGAATTCGGATTAATGATGATGCAGGGTATGACTACCCGCCAGCTGCGGACGATGATTTTTCTGGAGAATATGATTATCGGGTTCGGAGCAACTATTAGTGGTATCGGTCTGGGAATTGTGTTTGCGAAGGGGATTTTGCTTGCCGGAGAGCAGGCGCTTGCGCTCAATGAGCAGCTGCAATTCTATTTTCCGTTCAAGGCGATCTTCCTCACGCTGGCTTCATTCCTGCTGCTGTTCATCCTGATCTCCCTGTTTATTTCAGTGGTGCTGCGGAGCGGCAAGCTGATCACTCTCATCAAGGCGGATCGTCAGCCCAAGCGGGAGCCGAAGGCTTCACTGCTGCTGTCACTGCTTGTGGTGGCATTGCTAGGGACCAGCTATTTCCTTGCTTTACGGGCAAGCGGCTTGGATGTTGTGTTCTTGCTTCCGCCTGTAGTAATTATGGTGACTATTGGTACGTATCTGCTGTTCACACAGCTCAGTGTATATCTGATCCGGAAGCTGAAGGGAAAGGAGCGTTTTTTCTGGTTTAAGACCAATATGCTGCTGTTCTCCGATCTCTCCTACCGGATGAAGGACAATGCACGCTCCTTTTTTCTGGTCGCCATCATCTCTACAGTTTCCTTTAGTGCCATAGGCGCATTGTACGGATTTCAATCCATGCTTAATGGGGCAATGACGAAGGAAAATCCTTATCTGTTCACATACCTGGCCGCTGATAGCGACAGTAAGGAACAAGCCCATGTACAACTGATTGATCAGAGCTTAAGCGAATCCAAGGTTACCGCTGAAAAGACTTTACTTGAGCTTAATTATTATAATACTGCCGAAGGCAATCAAACGCTTACCCTAGTGAAGCAAGCCGAGTATAACCATCTTGCGGAGCTGCTTGGAATCAAACCTATAAAGCTTTCTGACGGGAAGGCGGCCATCGTTGATTTTGGGTTGTCACGGAAAGGTGAAAAGATGCTCCACCAGCCTGTAAAGCTACAGTCCGGGATAGTCATCGAAGCAACCCAGGCGGTTGTATCTCCGGCGATACGGGGTTTGAGCGGCTATTACATTGTCCCTGATGAACTGTTTGCAAAACTCGCCCCGCCGGATCAAGAAAGTCATTATTATGCCTGGCACGGGCCGATTAAGCAGCAGGGAGCGGTGGCTGCGGGCGGAAAGCTGACCAACAAACTTCCATATGACGAAAATTACGAATTTTATGCACTTGAATTTCAGACAAACCGGATTAATGAAAGCTTTGGGCCACTGATGTTCATCGGTTTCTTTATCGGAATTGTGTTTTTTGTCTCTGCCGGCAGCTTTCTTTATTTCCGGCTATACAGTGACCTGGATGAAGATAAACAAAAGTTCAAAGCCATTTCCAAGCTGGGACTAAGCGAAAGAGAGCTGGGCAAGATATTGAACCGCCAAATCAGTCTGCTGTTCTTCGCTCCTATCGTTGTCGCACTGGTGCATGGAGCGGTGGCACTTACCACTCTGTCCCACATGTTCAATTATTCAATGTTTAAAGAATCCGTTCTTGTACTCAGCCTGTTCTTTATCATTCAGCTCGTTTACTTTTGTGTTGTCCGTCTGTTCTACACCAGACAGATTAAATCGGCACTGGCCGGATAA
- a CDS encoding sensor histidine kinase: MKLFIREHTLLIAVQIVQFAAILSIYWLDGYNHLSTALYAAFIGFFFLGCYLVRHYLTRRRYYLRLSRPLETLDESYQKIDNTPVSKALEELLHAQYRHSMQQLIAVKKQQEQHLTFIDQWVHQMKTPLSVIELTVQNMDEPEFASIREELERMRSGLHTVLYMARLRAFEKDFHVKPVVLPQLVNEVVHDHKRLFIRNRIFPEVLAADPGITAQSDEKWLFFMLSQIINNAIKYSAAKDTEDKRIVVSCYLRNAEPIIEVRDQGIGIQASDLKRVFDPFFTGDNGRGLRESTGMGLYLTKESADRLGHRLELESEVGVGTVVRIVFAANH; encoded by the coding sequence ATGAAGCTGTTTATCCGGGAGCATACTTTATTGATCGCCGTTCAAATTGTTCAATTTGCTGCGATACTATCGATCTACTGGCTCGACGGCTATAACCATCTTTCGACAGCTCTATATGCGGCCTTCATAGGTTTTTTCTTCCTTGGCTGTTATCTGGTTCGGCATTATCTCACCCGGCGCCGCTACTATCTTCGCCTGAGCCGGCCACTGGAAACGCTGGACGAATCTTATCAAAAGATTGATAACACACCTGTATCCAAAGCGCTTGAAGAATTGCTGCATGCTCAGTACCGCCATTCCATGCAGCAGCTCATAGCGGTGAAAAAGCAGCAGGAGCAGCACTTAACCTTTATTGATCAATGGGTCCATCAGATGAAAACGCCGCTTTCGGTCATTGAGCTCACGGTTCAGAATATGGATGAGCCTGAGTTTGCCAGCATCCGTGAGGAGCTGGAGCGGATGCGCAGCGGCCTGCATACGGTGTTATACATGGCCAGGCTCCGTGCCTTTGAAAAGGATTTTCATGTCAAACCGGTCGTTCTGCCGCAGCTCGTGAACGAGGTTGTGCATGACCACAAACGCCTGTTCATCCGCAACCGGATATTTCCCGAGGTTCTGGCTGCGGATCCCGGGATTACTGCCCAGAGCGATGAGAAGTGGCTGTTCTTTATGCTGTCCCAAATCATTAACAATGCCATCAAATATTCAGCTGCCAAAGATACAGAGGATAAAAGGATTGTCGTTTCCTGCTATTTACGGAACGCTGAACCCATCATTGAGGTCAGAGATCAGGGGATAGGGATCCAGGCGTCTGATCTCAAACGGGTCTTTGACCCTTTTTTTACTGGCGACAACGGGCGGGGGCTGCGTGAATCTACAGGAATGGGACTGTATTTGACGAAGGAGTCTGCCGACCGTCTCGGGCACCGGCTTGAGCTGGAGTCGGAGGTTGGCGTAGGGACAGTGGTGCGCATTGTATTTGCAGCCAATCATTAG
- a CDS encoding ABC transporter ATP-binding protein yields the protein MLEVRQVSKIYEGNVAYRALTDIDLTIDAGEFVGIMGPSGSGKTTLLNMIATVDGPTTGEIIIDNKDIGKLSKNDLAVFRRRQLGFVFQDFNLLNTLTVEENIVLPLTLDGTQISEMKQKAQAIADKLGITAIMKKRTYEISGGQAQRTAIARAMIHSPKLLLADEPTGNLDSKAAKDVMDMLETINREQKTTMMLVTHDAVAASYCHRVVFIKDGRFYTEIHRGDNRQSFFQKIIDTLSLLGGYGNDVPSIRIP from the coding sequence ATGCTGGAGGTAAGACAGGTTAGTAAAATATATGAAGGAAATGTGGCCTACCGGGCTTTGACCGACATTGATTTAACTATCGACGCTGGAGAATTCGTCGGGATTATGGGTCCTTCCGGAAGCGGTAAAACAACTCTTCTTAATATGATTGCTACAGTCGACGGCCCAACCACAGGGGAAATTATCATCGACAACAAGGATATAGGAAAGCTGAGCAAAAACGATTTGGCGGTATTTCGCCGCCGGCAGCTAGGTTTTGTTTTTCAGGACTTCAATCTGCTGAATACCCTGACCGTGGAGGAGAATATTGTGCTGCCGCTGACACTGGATGGAACCCAGATCAGCGAAATGAAGCAAAAGGCACAAGCGATTGCCGATAAGCTGGGAATAACCGCCATCATGAAGAAACGTACCTATGAAATCTCCGGGGGGCAGGCCCAGCGGACGGCAATCGCCAGAGCTATGATTCATTCACCCAAGCTGCTGCTGGCGGATGAACCCACCGGTAATCTGGATTCCAAAGCGGCAAAGGATGTCATGGATATGCTGGAAACCATCAACCGGGAACAGAAAACGACCATGATGCTTGTCACCCATGACGCTGTGGCGGCCAGCTATTGCCATCGGGTAGTGTTCATTAAAGATGGCAGATTTTATACGGAGATCCACCGTGGGGACAACCGCCAAAGCTTTTTCCAGAAAATCATTGATACACTTTCGCTGTTGGGGGGATATGGAAATGACGTTCCGTCAATTCGCATTCCGTAA
- a CDS encoding BofC C-terminal domain-containing protein, with translation MNAFRLKEQLWRRWRRWKKAPWVGAACIALTVVAWRGMQVPEEISGLLSNSDWAIPVESLSETYSPEQTGGQGDSVAAVAAVSNNIGNSEEDGSAAVESKQLLEAVSQDAVSRTVHLKTVYVTGVEVQTLSGERNPGQLKVLIEKHPGWNGWISQEGDLWLEHRVNDLSPLTKKDAYIGVDAHGNLSLFKGPPAAEKVLKTFFQMDIGSMKSSLPEGIMKQLHEGIRVQDIEEYNSVLSTFSDYARDSAEQAMQSE, from the coding sequence ATGAATGCTTTTCGTTTGAAAGAACAACTGTGGCGGCGGTGGAGACGTTGGAAAAAGGCTCCCTGGGTGGGAGCGGCTTGTATCGCTTTGACGGTAGTGGCCTGGCGCGGCATGCAGGTTCCGGAGGAGATCAGCGGATTGTTAAGCAATTCAGACTGGGCGATACCGGTGGAGTCATTAAGTGAAACATACAGCCCGGAGCAGACCGGAGGGCAGGGTGACAGCGTGGCCGCGGTGGCAGCCGTTTCTAATAATATCGGAAACAGCGAAGAAGACGGCAGTGCTGCTGTAGAGAGCAAACAACTGCTGGAAGCGGTTAGCCAAGACGCTGTCAGCAGAACGGTACATTTGAAGACGGTCTATGTTACGGGCGTAGAAGTACAGACCCTTTCAGGAGAGCGGAATCCGGGCCAGCTTAAAGTGCTGATAGAGAAACATCCGGGCTGGAACGGCTGGATTAGCCAGGAAGGCGACTTGTGGCTGGAGCATCGAGTCAATGATCTTTCGCCGCTGACCAAAAAGGATGCTTATATCGGTGTAGACGCACACGGGAATTTAAGCCTGTTCAAAGGTCCGCCGGCAGCGGAAAAAGTGCTGAAGACCTTTTTTCAGATGGACATAGGCTCCATGAAGTCTTCGCTCCCGGAAGGGATCATGAAACAACTGCATGAAGGAATCCGGGTGCAGGACATTGAGGAATACAACAGCGTGCTGTCGACATTCAGCGATTATGCACGTGATTCGGCGGAGCAGGCAATGCAGTCGGAATAA
- the fabV gene encoding enoyl-ACP reductase FabV — protein MIIQPKTRGFICTTAHPEGCAKQVEQQIDYVKAQKKLNGPANVLVIGASTGYGLASRITAAFGAGANTIGVFFDKPAEGARTASAGWYNSAALEQQAAKLGLKSHSIVGDAFSDAIKAKTIELIKAEYGTVDLVIYSVASPRRTHPVTGETFSSVIKPVGSAYTNKTMNFHSGEVSTVTIEPATDDEVRQTIAVMGGEDWGMWIDQLQEAGVLADGATTVAYSYIGPEVTHPIYKDGTIGQAKNDLEKTAVSLNDQLKPQGGRAFVSVNKALVTQSSSAIPVVPLYISALYRVMKEKELHENCIQQMYRLFAEHLYNGGEAAADGSHLIRIDNWEMREDIQTEVMRRWTELETDNVPELADLAGYQEDFFNLFGFRTEGVDYEADSEPAVDIPNLV, from the coding sequence ATGATTATTCAGCCCAAAACCCGCGGCTTTATTTGCACCACTGCCCATCCCGAAGGATGCGCCAAGCAAGTGGAGCAGCAAATTGACTATGTAAAAGCACAGAAGAAACTGAATGGTCCGGCTAATGTTCTCGTGATCGGCGCTTCTACCGGATACGGTCTGGCTTCGCGGATTACCGCCGCTTTTGGTGCAGGCGCGAATACGATTGGCGTATTTTTTGACAAGCCTGCTGAAGGTGCCCGCACCGCCTCTGCCGGCTGGTATAACTCCGCAGCACTTGAGCAGCAGGCGGCGAAGCTTGGCCTCAAATCACACAGCATCGTCGGCGATGCTTTCTCTGATGCGATTAAAGCAAAAACGATCGAGCTCATTAAAGCCGAATACGGCACAGTGGATCTCGTGATCTACAGTGTAGCTTCCCCCCGCCGCACTCATCCGGTAACGGGAGAAACCTTCTCTTCTGTGATCAAACCCGTCGGCAGCGCGTATACGAACAAAACGATGAACTTCCACTCCGGTGAAGTCTCTACCGTCACCATTGAGCCAGCGACAGACGATGAGGTCCGCCAGACCATAGCCGTAATGGGCGGTGAAGACTGGGGCATGTGGATCGATCAGCTTCAGGAAGCAGGCGTTCTTGCAGATGGAGCTACTACCGTTGCCTATTCATATATCGGGCCGGAAGTTACCCACCCGATCTATAAGGACGGAACGATCGGCCAAGCCAAAAATGATCTCGAAAAAACAGCAGTTTCTTTAAATGACCAGCTTAAGCCACAAGGCGGTCGTGCCTTTGTCTCCGTCAACAAAGCTCTGGTTACTCAGTCAAGCTCAGCTATTCCTGTGGTACCGCTCTATATTTCAGCACTATACAGAGTGATGAAGGAAAAAGAGCTGCATGAGAACTGCATCCAGCAGATGTACCGTTTGTTCGCCGAGCATTTGTACAACGGCGGCGAGGCTGCTGCTGATGGCAGCCACCTGATCCGGATCGACAATTGGGAAATGCGTGAGGATATTCAGACTGAAGTGATGCGCCGCTGGACCGAGCTGGAAACGGATAATGTCCCTGAACTTGCCGACCTTGCCGGATATCAGGAAGACTTTTTCAATCTGTTCGGCTTCCGCACAGAAGGTGTGGATTACGAAGCTGACAGTGAGCCTGCAGTGGATATTCCCAACCTGGTATAA
- a CDS encoding response regulator transcription factor yields the protein MFKIMIVEDDPKIADLLLSAILKYGYDVVRVKDFQQVFEEFQQVKPELVLLDVNLPSYDGYYWCRQIRRISTCPVLFISAREGEMDQIMALENGGDDYITKPFHSGVVLAKIHSHLRRAYGEYAARREEPVIELEGLTLYPERLELQLGQAMVTLTKKESDIIESLMERYPRVASREALLEKLWDPQAFVDENTLNVNITRVRKKFQELGIEEAVLTVRGSGYKLNITWTEGSQ from the coding sequence ATGTTCAAAATTATGATTGTGGAGGATGATCCCAAAATTGCGGATCTTCTGCTGTCTGCTATTTTAAAGTACGGTTATGATGTGGTACGGGTGAAGGACTTTCAACAGGTGTTTGAGGAATTCCAGCAGGTTAAGCCGGAGCTGGTGCTGCTTGACGTGAATCTTCCGAGTTACGACGGTTATTACTGGTGCCGGCAAATCCGCCGGATTTCCACATGTCCGGTACTGTTTATTTCGGCCCGTGAAGGTGAAATGGATCAGATTATGGCACTTGAGAATGGCGGGGATGACTATATCACCAAGCCATTTCATTCAGGGGTTGTTCTGGCCAAGATTCACAGTCATCTCCGCCGTGCCTACGGGGAGTATGCGGCGAGACGCGAGGAGCCGGTGATAGAGCTGGAGGGGCTTACTCTCTATCCCGAAAGGCTTGAGCTGCAGCTGGGACAAGCCATGGTGACCTTGACTAAAAAAGAATCGGATATAATAGAGAGCCTCATGGAGCGCTACCCAAGGGTGGCCAGCAGGGAGGCTTTGCTGGAGAAGCTGTGGGATCCGCAAGCTTTTGTGGATGAAAATACGCTCAACGTAAATATTACACGGGTCCGGAAGAAGTTCCAGGAGCTTGGCATCGAGGAAGCTGTGCTTACGGTCAGGGGATCAGGCTATAAGTTGAACATCACCTGGACAGAGGGCAGCCAATGA